TAAAACGCTTTTTTCTCAGCTTCGGTGGGGGCAGTTACTTGAGCTTCAAAATCTTTGACCGGCAGGCCAACGACTTCCAGTTCTTCGCGGACATTGAATTTTTTGTAGAAGTTCCAGTACTGATCCGGCGTCAGAGAAACTTCTGGCCGGAGTAATTGAAAAGCGAGCCGCGCTTTGAGCTGGTCTTTGAGAATATCATAAATCCCACCTTCCGTGACTCCCATGCTTTGACAGGCCTTCCGGAAGCCATCCCGGCTGAGTTTGCTATTCGTATAGCGGGAAACATACTGAGTGACCGCATCGTCAGAGACAACCAGATTCATCTTGTCCGCTTCTTTACGGAACAGATATTCGAGGATGATGTCGTCTTCAGTGTCCCGACCAAAACCGAACAGCGCCCCGCGTGGTGGTTGGGCACGTTCTCGTTCTTCTTCCGGCAAAGATTCATAGTAAGTTCGGATCACAAACTGGTTAGCAATCTGACGGTTTTTGACAAGGGTCTGAAATTCCATCTGGTCAATATTACCGGCGGTTGTCTTCACGACCATTGCGGCGCCCTGGCGGGGCATTACGGTATATCCCACAAAAAGGCCAACGACACCTCCGATGACGGCGAACAGCATTCCCTTGCCGCGATCTTTCCCCAGATACCAGAACAGGCCACCAAATAACAACATGCCCACGATGGGCGGAGCCTGATTGGGGTTCAACTGGTCCATCACGATAAACGCGAACATAGCCAGGATGGTGAGCGGAACCATTAATACTTTTTGGTTTTTACGAAACAATTCCAGTGGCGAGGCCATTCTGTTTCCTTCTTCAGTCTGCAAGTCGAATAAAATCGATTTCCTAAAGTGAAATTCACGCGTCAACCAGATTCGGTTGACGAGATCACCGCTTTTCGTATCTTCAAATTGGAAAAGAGTTTTCCGATTATTTTATGTGTTGTAATTTATTCGGGCCATTCGTGAAAGTCTTCTCTCAAAGAATCCTGTTGTTTCCTGCCTGTTCTTATTCCAAAAAGTGCCCCATTCAAGCCGATCATCCGGCGTGAAAAAATAAATACAGGCTTGACAGAGAGTTTTGTGGCGGGTATGGATTGCCGGATAAAGTTATCGAGTTGATCCGGTGAAGCGAATCAAAAAAAGTAAAATACAGGAACAATTGAGCCGCGTATTGTAGTCAGGATGGCCTTGGTGACAAGGTTTACGTCGGTTTCTCAGGAAGGGCAAGTCTGGTGGCAAAGAAGAAGCTGAAAGCATTAGTGATCGTTGAATCACCGGCTAAAGCCAAGAAAATCGGCAGCTATCTAGGTAGTAAATATAAGGTCCTGGCCAGTATGGGGCACGTTCGTGATCTGCCCACCAAAGCCTCCGATGTCCCTTCCGAATTCAAGAAAAAACACAAATGGGCCACATTAGGCGTCAATGTTGAGTCCGAATTTGAGCCGTATTACCTGGTTCCCAAAGAGAAGAAAAAAACGGTTAAGGAACTCAAGGACGCCCTGAAAGATGCAGAAGAATTGATTCTCGCGACCGACGAAGACCGCGAAGGAGAAAGCATCGGCTGGCATCTGACCGAATTGCTCAAGCCCAAAGTGCCCGTGAAACGCATGGTTTTCTCGGAAATTACAGAAGAAGCCATTCAGGAAGCGATTGCCAATCCCCGGGAACTCGACTTAAATCTGGTCTCGGCTCAAGAGACCCGCCGTGTTCTGGACCGTTTGTACGGATTTACATTGAGCCCGCTACTCTGGAAGAAAATTGCCCGCGGTCTCTCTGCCGGTCGTGTGCAATCGGTAGCGGTTCGGATTCTAGTACAACGTGAGCTGGAGCGGCTGGCATTTAAAAGTGGTACCTACTGGGATTTGAAGGCGCAGCTCAAAACTGACGCAGGCGCCGAGTTTGAATCGATGTTATCCACAGTAGGCGGCAAGAAAGTCGCCAGCGGAAAAGACTTCGATGAGTCGACGGGGAAATTGAAAGAGGGGGCGAATGTCCTCTTGCTCAATGAACAGCAGGCCGATGACTTACTGGAACGTGTCAAGAAGTCGGATTGGAAAGTGACTTCAGTCGAGCAGCGTCTGCAGTCGCGGAAACCCCCCGCGCCGTTTACGACCAGTACACTGCAACAGGAGGGGAACCGAAAGCTGAATATGTCGGCTCGGGAAACCATGCAGGTGGCGCAGCGACTGTACGAAGACGGTCACATTACTTATATGCGTACTGACAGTGTCAACCTCTCGAACGAAGCCGTCTCTGCCTCACGCCAGCGGATTGAAGATTTATACGGCAAAGACTATCTCTACCCGGAAATCCGCCGCTTCGATACGAAATCCAAAGGAGCACAGGAAGCTCACGAAGCGATTCGTCCTGCGGGAAAGCAGATGAAAACCGCCGAAGAAATCGGTTTGAAAGGGCAACAGGCCAAACTGTATTCGATGATCTGGAAGCGGACGATGGCCACTCAAATGGAAGAAGCCAAACTGCGTTTTCAAACTGTGACAATCACCGCCGCGGATGCCGAATTTCGGGCTACCGGACGTCATGTTGAATTTCCCGGTTTCTTCCGGGCTTATGTTGAAGGTTCCGATGATCCGGAAGCAGCTTTGGATGACAGTGAATCCATGCTGCCACCTCTGGAAGAAAATCAGGCGCTGGAAGCCAGTCAGGTCGAACCGCTCAAACACGAAACGAAACCTCCCGCGCGTTATACGGAAGCCAGCATTGTTCGCAAACTGGAAAGCGAAGGCGTCGGCCGTCCAAGTACGTATGCTTCCATTATCGGTACGATTCAGGATCGTGGTTACGTGAAAAAGTCAGGTAGTCAGCTCGTCCCGACATTTACCGCGTTGGCAGTCACACGTCTGCTCGAAAAGTTTTTCCCGAACCTGGTCGACTTGCAGTTTACCGCTGCCATGGAACAGGAACTGGATGATATTGCCGTTGGCGAAGGGGATCGACTACCATATTTGAACCAGTTCTATCGGGGCAAAGAAGGCCTGGATGAGCAGGTGAAATCTAAAGAGGAAACCATCGACGCACGTGAAATATGCACGTTGGATCTGGAAGGGATCGAGTCTGCGGTCCGTGTGGGCCGCTATGGTCCTTATGTCTCTGATGAATCAGAAGAAGAGCCTGTTTCCGCCTCCATTCCCGATGATATTGCACCCGCCGACCTGACCAATGAACTGGCACAGAAATTAATTCGCCTGAAGAGTGAAGGGCCAAAGTCTCTCGGAATGCATCCCGAGGAGAATACACCCATTTATAAGCTGCACGGTCCCTTTGGTCCTTATTTGCAGTTAGGGGATGTCATTGAAGATGGTCCCAAGCCTAAACGTGTCAGTATTCCCAAGAACGTCGATCCGGATTCCATTGATTTTGAATTAGCGTTGAAATATTTGAGTCTGCCACGGTTCTTAGGCGAGCATCCCGAAACCGGAAAGAAGGTCAACGCAGGCATCGGTCGCTTTGGCCCTTATGTGCTACACGACAAAGTTTATAAGTCGCTGGGCAAGGAAGACGATATTCTGACGATCGGCCTGGACCGGGCAGTCGAGTTACTGAAGCAGGCCCGCAAACGCAGTGCTCCGACGCCGATTCGCGATCTGGGGAAACATCCGGAAGACGAAGAACAGGTTGCCATCTTTGATGGTCGTTATGGTCCTTATGTCAAGCACGGCAAAATCAACGCGACTATTCCCAAAGGGTATGAAGTCGAAACAGTAACATTGGAGCAGGCACTCGAATGGATTGAAGCCAAAGCGGCGAAAAAAGGAACAAAGAAAGCTGCAGGCAAAAAGAAGGCCGCGAAAAAGACGACCAAAAAAGCGGCTGCAAAAAAGAAGACCACCAAGAAAGCGGCGACAAAAAAGACAGCTGCTAAGAAAACAGCGAAGAAGAAAACAGCGAAGAAGAAAACAGCGAAGAAAAAAACGGCTGAAGAATAAGCGAATGAACTCGGTCAGGCGGAAGCATTGGATTCATCCACTTCCACCGCGCCCGGGGGGAGGGTTTCCTGTTCTGCTTCCTCTTCGCATCTCTTCCGATCTGCTGCTTTGACTTCTGAATCGTTCAGGTCGAATTCTTCAATCAACTCACGTCTGCGAAGCGTGACCTGCCGATCAAATTCGGAGAGCACATCCAGTGCACGATCACGCGACGTCACCAGGCCAATGATCAGGTACTGAGTGATTGCTATTCCATAACAGACCCAGCCTACAGTATCAACGGCGATCGCAGAGAGGATGGCAAATACTGGAGAAGATCGGTTAACATGCTGACAAACAATCCCCTTCAGAATCGCCCGCCATTTCTCTTTCAATTCTCGGAAAATCCCGTACTCTCTTGATAACTTCAAGACCGGTGGACCAGGGTGGATGATCGAAAATAATTCCTGATCCGGCATCGCTTCAATCACACCGATGGCCAACATGATCCGAAAGCCCATTAAAACCCAGCCTTCGGTTCCCTGCAGACTCATGGGGACCCAACCGAACAGAGCCGCTTCCATATTCGCGGTGGCCGCCAGCAATAACAGCGAACCGCGGAACCATTGCTCAAGGTCTTTTTCCAGTTCCTCATCAATGTCCTGAACGCGTACGATTTTGTTGAGAATCAGGTGAAAGATCGGGATCGCAATCAATCCGACAAAGAATCGTGTTAAAGGCTTTAACAGATTTCTAAAGTAGGGATTGTTAAACAGGATACGAAGAAATCCACCCACAATAATTCCTAACTGATCGAACGGTGTTAGCACGAACTCGCCTCCCTGATTGAAAAAACGAAGTCCGTTCAAACAGGGATCAAAAAAAACTCATTGTTTCCACGGTGGAAGGGGAAACACTTAAAACGGTATTTCCTGGGAGAGTGTTTAGAGGTCTTGCTTTGAGTTTCTTTTTAGCAGATCAAACCTGAGGACGAAAATACCAAATCAAGAATTCATTTCACTGGAATTCTGATTCACTCAGAGGGAACGGTTTTGAACTAAGGTTTCGAATTGAAAAAAGGTAGATTGAACAGTGGATGATTGACTTAGAAAGACTGGGGATTTGAGATCGAACAAGAATCATCTTTTGAAGTTGCGTCAAAACGTCAAGATCTTGAATGAGTAGGTAGAAGGTAAGTCGATATATTTTAATAGTTTAGGGGGTGTGAGTGTTTGCGGGTTTAGTGCTGAGCTTGAATCTTGGTACAGCTTTGATATAGTAAGAGAAATCTGGATTTAAGCAATTTTTCATTTCTTCTTAATCTAAGTTCCTTTGATCTAAAGGGATTCTATCCAGAGCAAAAAGTGGATGTGTCCGCTCGGATATATCTTTGAACGATAAATTCAGTTCTGCTTTACAAATTTAAGGAAAGTTTAAACAAACAACGATTACTTCGTGTTTCTCTAACTACTTAAACCAGTTTTATCTGAAAGCTTAAGTCTGTTCGAAATCC
This genomic interval from Gimesia alba contains the following:
- a CDS encoding DNA topoisomerase I; amino-acid sequence: MLTPFDQLGIIVGGFLRILFNNPYFRNLLKPLTRFFVGLIAIPIFHLILNKIVRVQDIDEELEKDLEQWFRGSLLLLAATANMEAALFGWVPMSLQGTEGWVLMGFRIMLAIGVIEAMPDQELFSIIHPGPPVLKLSREYGIFRELKEKWRAILKGIVCQHVNRSSPVFAILSAIAVDTVGWVCYGIAITQYLIIGLVTSRDRALDVLSEFDRQVTLRRRELIEEFDLNDSEVKAADRKRCEEEAEQETLPPGAVEVDESNASA
- the topA gene encoding type I DNA topoisomerase yields the protein MAKKKLKALVIVESPAKAKKIGSYLGSKYKVLASMGHVRDLPTKASDVPSEFKKKHKWATLGVNVESEFEPYYLVPKEKKKTVKELKDALKDAEELILATDEDREGESIGWHLTELLKPKVPVKRMVFSEITEEAIQEAIANPRELDLNLVSAQETRRVLDRLYGFTLSPLLWKKIARGLSAGRVQSVAVRILVQRELERLAFKSGTYWDLKAQLKTDAGAEFESMLSTVGGKKVASGKDFDESTGKLKEGANVLLLNEQQADDLLERVKKSDWKVTSVEQRLQSRKPPAPFTTSTLQQEGNRKLNMSARETMQVAQRLYEDGHITYMRTDSVNLSNEAVSASRQRIEDLYGKDYLYPEIRRFDTKSKGAQEAHEAIRPAGKQMKTAEEIGLKGQQAKLYSMIWKRTMATQMEEAKLRFQTVTITAADAEFRATGRHVEFPGFFRAYVEGSDDPEAALDDSESMLPPLEENQALEASQVEPLKHETKPPARYTEASIVRKLESEGVGRPSTYASIIGTIQDRGYVKKSGSQLVPTFTALAVTRLLEKFFPNLVDLQFTAAMEQELDDIAVGEGDRLPYLNQFYRGKEGLDEQVKSKEETIDAREICTLDLEGIESAVRVGRYGPYVSDESEEEPVSASIPDDIAPADLTNELAQKLIRLKSEGPKSLGMHPEENTPIYKLHGPFGPYLQLGDVIEDGPKPKRVSIPKNVDPDSIDFELALKYLSLPRFLGEHPETGKKVNAGIGRFGPYVLHDKVYKSLGKEDDILTIGLDRAVELLKQARKRSAPTPIRDLGKHPEDEEQVAIFDGRYGPYVKHGKINATIPKGYEVETVTLEQALEWIEAKAAKKGTKKAAGKKKAAKKTTKKAAAKKKTTKKAATKKTAAKKTAKKKTAKKKTAKKKTAEE